A genomic stretch from Clavelina lepadiformis chromosome 5, kaClaLepa1.1, whole genome shotgun sequence includes:
- the LOC143458802 gene encoding N-acetyllactosaminide beta-1,6-N-acetylglucosaminyl-transferase-like: MDFKYITKEERDFPIAYSILAHQNAHQLMLLLSAIYAPQNVYCIHIDLKSTSMFEAVKEIASCFSNVFLATKREDVVYAGFSRLQADINCMEDLVNIPVGINNWTYLINLCGQDYPLQTNLEAVKMLTELNGRNIIAGTDQLTWVTVQRTKWIYRVENYTNEDGKQERKMFQTKELKSPPPFNMTILKNLAYNVYTRRFLRWVIFESEKAKALLEWSRDTLTPDEHYWLMLDALEEAPGRRGRISWSSPAKYVKWKSLKNDCSGYWRHSSCVFGAGDVNQLIRSRSLFANKFDVKHDSLPITCLREHLEKKKRKERVEIQ; this comes from the exons ATGGATTTCAAGTACATAACGAAAGAAGAACGAGACTTTCCAATCGCTTACTCCATACTCGCCCATCAAAATGCTCATCAACTTATGCTGCTCCTGAGCGCTATTTATGCTCCTCAAAATGTCTATTGCATTCACATCGATCTCAAGTCAACATCCATGTTCGAAGCAGTCAAGGAAATTGCTTCGTGTTTTTCCAACGTTTTCCTCGCAACCAAACGAGAGGACGTCGTTTACGCCGGTTTCAGCCGGTTACAAGCGGATATAAATTGCATGGAAGATTTGGTCAATATTCCTGTTGGCATCAACAATTGGacatatttaattaatttatgcGGACAG GATTATCCTCTTCAAACCAACCTTGAAGCCGTGAAAATGCTGACGGAGCTCAACGGTCGTAACATAATCGCTGGAACTGACCAACTTACTTGGGTGACTGTGCAAAGAACAAAATGGATTTACAG AGTGGAAAATTACACAAACGAAGACGGAAAACaggaaagaaaaatgtttcagaCCAAAGAGTTAAAATCTCCTCCTCCTTTCAACATGACCATACTGAAGAATTTAGCTTACAACGTCTACACTCGCCGATTCCTTCGCTGGGTGATTTTTGAAAGCGAAAAAGCGAAAGCGCTCCTGGAATGGTCGCGAGACACGTTGACACCGGATGAGCATTACTGGCTGATGCTGGATGCTCTGGAAGAAGCTCCGGGAAGAAGAGGACGAATAAGTTGGTCCTCTCCAGCAAAATATGTAAAGTGGAAATCTCTTAAGAATGATTGCTCAG GTTACTGGCGACACTCCAGCTGCGTTTTTGGCGCAGGAGACGTGAACCAGCTTATCCGTAGTAGGTCGCTATTTGCCAACAAGTTTGATGTGAAACATGACTCGCTTCCGATCACGTGTTTGCGGGAACATTTGGAAAAGAAGAAACGAAAAGAAAGAGTCGAGATCCAATGA